One Benincasa hispida cultivar B227 chromosome 5, ASM972705v1, whole genome shotgun sequence genomic window carries:
- the LOC120077303 gene encoding uncharacterized protein K02A2.6-like: MGGIKFKIPKFFGKTDPEEYIKWEKEVENVFACHNFSDKQKVRFCVAKFKDYAQTWWDKLTTGRRRNLEAPIISWYEFKDSMRKHFVPNHFQRDMAQRLQALRQGNKSVEDYYKEMDILMDRLDLDEDMETLMARFLNGLNKEIADKVDLQPYFDIEEMLHLAIKVEKHLSTKRARYTSSKPSSSLNSSWKNENRSDFRSRDKFVKENSKEKGNAFVTRRALSAQVKEDLVEEQRETLFHTRCHVHGKACCVIIDGGSCTNVVSTLLVKRLVLTTIPHPRPYKLQWLNNSGEVRVNRQCLVSFSIGRYNDSILCDVAPMHAREILLGRPWQFDRKAIHDGYLNRYKFTKDERKTILLPLSTRDVYDEQCKLLQEFKDIFPEDLPSGLPPLRGIEHQIDFLLGAVIPNRPAYRANPTETKEIQKQVDELLAKGYVRESLSPCSVCVILVPKKDGAWRMCVDCRVINKITIKYRHPIPRLDDMLDELHESVLFTKIDLKFGYHQIRMKVGDEWKNAFKTKHGLYEWLVMPFNLTNAPSTFMRLMNHVLREYIGKCVVFYFDDILVYSTSLEEHVEHVRKVLLALRKAQLFANLKKCAF, translated from the exons ATGGGaggaatcaaatttaaaattccaaAGTTCTTTGGAAAAACTGATCCAGAGGAGTACATTAAATGGGAAAAAGAGGTGGAGAATGTGTTTGCTTGCCATAATTTTAGTGACAAGCAGAAGGTTAGATTTTGTGTTGCTAAATTTAAGGATTACGCTCAAACTTGGTGGGACAAGTTAACGACTGGAAGGAGAAGAAATCTTGAGGCACCAATTATTTCATGGTATGAATTCAAAGATTCCATGAGGAAACATTTTGTTCCAAATCATTTCCAAAGGGATATGGCACAAAGGCTTCAAGCACTGAGGCAAGGGAACAAGTCTGTGGAAGACTACTACAAAGAGATGGACATTTTGATGGATCGACTTGATCTTGATGAGGACATGGAGACTCTCATGGCACGATTTTTGAATGGCCTCAACAAGGAGATTGCTGACAAGGTTGATTTGCAGCCATATTTTGACATAGAGGAGATGTTGCATCTTGCCATCAAAGTGGAAAAACATTTGAGTACCAAAAGAGCAAGGTACACTTCTTCtaaaccttcttcttctctcaactCATCATGGAAAAATGAGAATAGAAGTGATTTTAGAAGTAGAGATAAATTTGTGAAAGAAAATTCTAAAGAAAAAG GCAATGCGTTTGTTACTAGAAGAGCTTTAAGTGCTCAAGTTAAAGAAGATCTAGTGGAGGAGCAAAGGGAAACATTGTTTCATACTCGATGTCATGTACATGGAAAGGCATGTTGTGTAATCATTGACGGTGGGAGTTGTACTAATGTTGTTAGTACATTACTTGTCAAAAGATTGGTTTTGACCACGATACCACATCCTAGACCATACAAACTTCAGTGGTTGAATAATAGTGGGGAAGTGCGAGTCAATAGACAATGTCTTGTGTCTTTTTCTATTGGAAGATACAATGATAGTATCTTATGTGATGTTGCACCTATGCATGCTAGAGAGATTTTATTAGGAAGGCCATGGCAATTTGATAGAAAAGCAATTCATGATGGCTATCTTAATCGCTACAAATTCACTAAAGATGAAAGGAAAACCATTCTTCTTCCTTTGTCAACCAGAGATGTGTATGATGAGCAATGCAA ATTGTTGCAGGAATTTAAGGACATTTTTCCTGAAGATCTACCAAGTGGGTTGCCACCACTAAGGGGGATTGAACACCAAATTGACTTCCTTCTAGGAGCAGTTATTCCAAATAGGCCAGCTTATCGAGCTAACCCTACCGAGacaaaagaaattcaaaagCAAGTTGATGAGTTGCTTGCCAAAGGATACGTGAGAGAAAGTCTCAGTCCTTGTTCTGTTTGTGTCATCTTGGTTCCAAAGAAAGATGGAGCTTGGAGAATGTGTGTGGATTGTAGAGTCATCAACAAGATTACGATAAAGTATCGTCATCCTATCCCTAGACTTGATGATATGTTAGATGAATTGCATGAATCTGTTTTATTTACTAAAATTGATCTTAAGTTTGGATACCATCAAATTAGGATGAAAGTTGGCGATGAATGGAAAAATGCATTTAAGACTAAGCATGGATTGTATGAGTGGTTAGTTATGCCTTTTAATCTTACCAATGCACCTAGTACTTTTATGCGTCTCATGAATCATGTTTTGCGTGAATACATAGGAAAATGTGTGGTATTTTACTTTGATGATATTCTGGTTTATTCCACGTCTTTAGAAGAGCATGTGGAGCATGTTAGGAAGGTTTTACTTGCATTAAGAAAAGCTCAGTTGTTTGCCAATCTGAAAAAGTGTGCATTTTGA